The following proteins are co-located in the Poecile atricapillus isolate bPoeAtr1 chromosome 2, bPoeAtr1.hap1, whole genome shotgun sequence genome:
- the MYD88 gene encoding myeloid differentiation primary response protein MyD88, whose product MATAPADPVASPSPGRSPVPPLDLHAVPMVALNYGVRRRLSLYLNPRAAAAADWTALAEELGCSFLEIRRLEGLPDPTASLLEEWPGRCPGGATVGQLLDVLRRLGRDDVLTDLAGSVEEDCKKYLQRKQEEANQPLQVPAVDSSVPKTSELMGITIRDDPYGSGTEIFDAFICYCQKDLQFVQEMIRELEQTEFKLKLCVFDRDVLPGTCVWSISGELIERRCRRMVVVVSDDYLESDECDFQTKFALSLSPGARHKRLIPVKYKSMKNEFPSILRFITICDYTNPCTKKWFWTRLAKSLMLP is encoded by the exons ATGGCCACGGCCCCAGCGGACCCGGttgccagccccagccccggccgcAGCCCCGTCCCGCCGCTGGACCTGCACGCCGTGCCCATGGTAGCGCTCAACTACGGCGTCCGCCGCCGCCTCAGCCTCTACCTCAACCCGCGGGCGGCCGCGGCCGCGGACTGGACGGCGCTGGCggaggagctgggatgcagCTTCCTGGAGATCCGGCGGCTGGAGGGGCTGCCCGACCCCACGGCCTCGCTGCTGGAGGAATGGCCCGGGCGCTGCCCCGGCGGGGCCACTGTGGGGCAGCTCCTCGATGTGCTGCGCCGCTTGGGTCGCGACGATGTCCTGACGGACCTGGCCGGCAGCGTGG AGGAGGACTGTAAGAAATACTTGCAGAGGAAGCAGGAAGAGGCCAACCAGCCTCTCCAAGTGCCAGCAGTGGACAGCAGTGTGCCAAAGACATCAGAACTGATGGGCATCACCATCAGGGATGATCCGTACG GGAGTGGAACAGAGATATTTGATGCCTTCATCTGCTACTGTCAGAAAGACCTCCAGTTTGTCCAGGAGATGATCAGGGAGCTGGAGCAAACAGAGTTCAAACTGAAGCTCTGTGTATTTGATCGGGATGTCTTGCCAGGAACCTGTGTGTGGTCCATCAGTGGAGAACTTATAGAGAGGAG GTGTCGGAGGATGGTGGTTGTCGTTTCAGATGACTACCTGGAAAGCGACGAATGTGATTTCCAGACCAAATTTGCTCTTAGTCTTTCCCCAG GTGCTCGTCACAAACGGCTGATTCCAGTCAAGTACAAATCCATGAAGAACGAGTTTCCAAGTATCTTACGGTTCATTACGATTTGTGACTACACCAATCCTTGCACCAAAAAATGGTTCTGGACAAGACTGGCAAAATCCCTCATGCTGCCCTGA